The genomic window CCGACACCGGCGTTGATATTTGTACCGTCCGGGTTGCAGCCTACAGTAACGGTATCCGCTTCAAGATCCCCAAAAAGGTATGGCGCAAGAGAATAGGTGGAGCCGTGGGCACCATCGAGCGCAATTTTCATGCCTTCGAAATCCTCATCGACTGTCGACTTGAGGTAGCTTACATATTTCTGGCCGCCTTCATAGTAGTCGGATTTATTGCCCAGGTCGGCACCCGTAGGCCTTGGCAATGTATCTTCCTCCATGTCCAGAAGTTTTTCAATTTCGGCCTCCTGGTCATCAGTGAGCTTGAATCCATCCGCACCGAAGAACTTGATGCCGTTATCTCCTACAGGATTATGGGAAGCAGAGATCATGACTCCCGCATCCGCCTCCATCTCCTTCGTCAGGTATGCGACGCCCGGCGTGGAAATGATGCCGAGCCTCATGACTTCCGCTCCGATGGAGAGCAGTCCGGCTACAAGTGCCGACTCGAGCATCTCTCCTGAAATACGCGTGTCGCGCCCAACCAGTACCGTCTTATTCTCACTTTTCTGTCCTGCCAGTACGTAACCGCCGAATCTTCCCAACTTGAATGCAAGTTCCGGGGTCAGTTCAGTATTTGCTACACCTCTTACTCCATCAGTTCCAAAATATTTACCCATGACGTTCTCCTTTTTTTATGCAATATATTATCCGTTATTCTGCTTAACTTCTATATCCGCCCGAAGAACCGCAGGTTCTGTCCTGTCGACGTCTTCAGGCACATCGATATCCACGTCCTGTGTAGTGGATTCGTCAAGACCTTCCACATCCACTTCGACATTTATCTCTTCGAGCTCCTCCAATACCTCTTTTGTCCCGTAGACTTCTACAGTATCATAATTGAGCCCGACATCTTCCAAAGTGTAGCCTTCTTCGACTTCACCGTTCACTTCATAATTCACAGAGACTTCCTTGCTCCGTTCCTCGACATTTATTTCCACTCGTACATGCGTCGGGTCGATACGGACATCAAGTTTGTTGAATTGTGTATCAAATACGCTTACTTCTGCTTCTTCCACACGATCTTCAGTGATTCTTGCATTGTCGTTCAAGGTGGCCCGTACATACTGTATACGGTTCATTTCACTTTCTCCACCCATCACAGTAACAGTTTCGGGTTCAATCTGTACAGATTCAAGATCATGATTTGGCCCGACACGGCTTTCACTGACTTCCGCCTGCACTTCAAATGTCCGCGTCACCAGTTCCTGTATATTCACATTTGCAGTTTCCGGCACTACTTCAGCAGTTACATTCTCAGGCAATCCATCTACTGTGAAATGCTCTTCATATTCACCGACTTCCCGATTCCTGAGGTCCAGAAAGACTTCGAAATCCCGGGTGGTCTGAAGCCGCTTCACATTGGATGTGTTGCCGAAAAGCTGAACATTGACCTGATCGGGAGCCCCGGATATATAATGTTTTTCATCATCATAAAGCACTTCCACCGGCATGCCCTCGATCACTTCCGATTCAGGTGATTCTCCATTCGAAGCAAGAAATTCATCGAAGACATCATTGACCGACAGAAACATGAACAGTGCCAGCAGCAGCGCGACAAACCTTAATCCCCATTTACTTTCTAGCAAACAGACCGCCCCCTTCCTTCAACGGTGGAAGAATGCTCCAATGTGACTTGAGCAGTTCGTCAAGTTCATCAAGCGATATTTCTTTTGTCAGCTTACTGTCATAGGTGACGGATATGTTGCCCGTCTCCTCTGAGACGACGACCGTAAATGCATCAGTCACTTCAGACAGCCCGACGGCTGCACGGTGTCGGGTACCAAGGTTCTTGGCGATCTTGCTGCTGTCCGACAGCGGCAGATAGCTGGCCGCTGTAGCGATCTTGTCCCCCTGTATGATCATTGCACCATCGTGGAGGGGGGTATTCGGGATGAAAATGTTGATCAGGAGTTCTGAAGTGATGTTTCCATTGATCGGTATGCCGGTCTCTATATAGTCTTTCAGTCCCGTTTCCTTTTCAAACACAATCAGCGCACCGATGCGCCGCTTGGCCATGTACCTGACGGATTTCACCATCGCTTCCCTCAGCTTGTCCTGCTCAGTTGTGGAGCTTGCACTCCCATTGGTGCGGAACAGGCTGCCACGTCCGAGCTGCTCAAGTGCGCGCCTCAGCTCAGGCTGGAAGATGACGATGATTGCAAGGAAACCCCATTCCAGGACAGTATCGAACATCTGCGTCGTTGTCGTCAAATCGAAAAAGTTACTGATTGATCGGCCGATGAGGATGAGAAATATCCCTTTTATCAGCTGGATGGCCTTTGTGCCCTTCATTACAGTAATCAGAAGATATATTACATACCATACAATCAGCAGATCGACAATACTTGCTATTATGGTTGCCGTAGTGACATTTTCAAAAAAATTGCCTGTCTGCATAATGCGTCCCTCACTTAATCATTCATATGGACCCAAGTCTCTTCTCCAATTCTTCATGAATATTGGAAAGGACTTCGTCTTGTCTGATCATCTCCACATCAGTTCCAAGACCCTTGAATCTTTTTTCTGCTTCTCTTATATTTCCATTCCTATACTTTGCGTAGCTGTCGAGCAGCTGCATTACCGGAAGTCCCGACTCCGATACCATTGCTTCGAGTGCTTCCGTCTTGCCGAGCATCGCGAGGTTTTTCCCTTCAAGGAGGGAAAGCTCGTCCTTCCTGTAGTCGATATTAAGCATCCTGGAATGCTTTTTGATGCGTGCCACGAAACGGGAAGAAGTAAAGTATTCCCCAGCCTTATGATAGCACTGTGCCACCTCAAACAGGATTCTTATGACCACTAGGTCAAAATCGGAAAAACGAAGGATGGTATAGAGCGTATCTTCCAGCAGGTCGAGTGATGCTTCGTACGAGTCCTCCTCAACCAGTAATTCCACTTTGAGGATCACTGCGTCGATATAGGCCTGGTTGATTGAGACGGTCGACAGCAGTTCAAGCGCCCGGTCAATATGTACCCTCAGCTTCCTCCGGTCTCCCGTATGTTTGAAGTACTTGGCATAAAGAAGATGGACACGCCCGCTGTCTGGTGCTGGAATCTGTTCCACCTCTTCATATTCCTTCTCTATGAAATAGTGGAGCGACGAATAGTCCCCCTGCTCCATCTTCTGTTCATAATAGGCGATTTCACGCAGAATCTCCACATCATTATAACGGAAGTGGGAAACTTCCTGCATAAAATCGTTGACCGAACAGTTGAGCCTTTCGCTCAATTTGATCAATACATTGGTTGAAGGGTGCACGCTTCCCTTTTCGATCAGGCTCAAATATGTCCTGGAAATGATGCCGTCTGCCAACTCTTCCTGTGTAAGGTTGTTATTATTGCGTATTTCCTTGATCCGCTGTCCGATCATAATGGTGCCCCTTTCACTGTCTTAACAGTTCCATCATACCAAAATGGCAAAAATGCAACAAATGTTACAAGTGTGATCAAGCAAATATTATCGATGTTCATTTTATTGACATCGCTTTTATACTTAATCATACTATAAATATACATTATAAGGGGTGTTCTACATGAAAAAATTATTGGTTATCGATAACCTCGCCCAACTGAAAAGCGTAAGTGACCCTTTCAGGATCCAGCTCATGACCATGCTTGCAGAGAATCCGAAAACCGGCCAGATGCTTGCTGATGAGCTCGACATCCCGCGGGCCAAAATCCATTACCATCTGAATGAACTTCTTAAGAATGGGATTATTCATGTAGTGAAGACCGAGGAAAAGAACAGCATCATCCAGAAGTTCTATGAGCCTGTAGCCAAAAAGGTCGTTCCCAACATCGATCTTCTGAAATACAGTGCTGATGAAAAGAAAAAGGACAGCATGTCCTATAATTTGAGGATGAAGGAAGACGATCTCAAGCAGTTCAAGAAGGAACTGAAGAATTTCGTGAAGGATAATTCGGAGAAAAAAGGAAGCAAAAATACAAAGGACTACAAGGTCCAGATTCTGCCCATAGGGGAAGACTAGCCATTAAAGAACTGCATCCCGCGAGAGATGCAGTTCCTTTTTGCCTAAAGCTGCTTCTTGCCGAAAAGGGAAGCAGCGATTTCAACAGCTTTCTCAGCAGTTTTATTCCTGTCATCGAGCAGAGGGTTCACTTCAACCAGATCCATTGAGGTGATCCGGTCCGAATCATTCAGTATGCTCATCGCCAGTTGTGTTTCGGATAATGAAAGGCCACCATTGACCGGTGTACCTGTACCAGGTGTTTCCATAGGATCCAAGCCATCGACATCGAGCGAAAGGTGGATGCCATCGCATTTTTCTTCAATATGGTCCAATGCCTGCTGCATCACATCAGCAATGCCCAGCCTCCTGATATCCGTCATTGTAAAGGTTAGGATATCATTTTCTTGGATGAATTGCTTTTCCCCCTCATCCAAATCACGCACTCCAACCAGGACGATGTTCTCAGGCTTAATCTTCGGCCCAGAATCATATAGGTTGACCAAGTCTGTATCACCAAGGCCGCATGATATGCCAAGTGGCATGCCATGAATATTCCCGGATGGGGATGTCCTGCTGTCATTCAAATCCCCATGGGCATCATACCAGATGACTCCCAGATCATTGTAATGCCTGCTGATGCCGGCAAGTGAACCGATGGACAATGAATGGTCCCCACCCAGTATCAATGGAAAATGCCCATTGGACACCGATGCATCGACAGCTCCCGCCAGTATAGTATTGAAGTCTTTAACAGCATCATAATTCAACAGGTTATCATCATTCTTTATGTTGTGACGCCCTGCTTCAACCTCAAAGTTTCCTCTGATATTGCCCTTGTCGGTCACAGAGAGTCCCAATTCCTTCAAAATTTTTATC from Salinicoccus sp. RF5 includes these protein-coding regions:
- a CDS encoding YbbR-like domain-containing protein, translating into MLESKWGLRFVALLLALFMFLSVNDVFDEFLASNGESPESEVIEGMPVEVLYDDEKHYISGAPDQVNVQLFGNTSNVKRLQTTRDFEVFLDLRNREVGEYEEHFTVDGLPENVTAEVVPETANVNIQELVTRTFEVQAEVSESRVGPNHDLESVQIEPETVTVMGGESEMNRIQYVRATLNDNARITEDRVEEAEVSVFDTQFNKLDVRIDPTHVRVEINVEERSKEVSVNYEVNGEVEEGYTLEDVGLNYDTVEVYGTKEVLEELEEINVEVDVEGLDESTTQDVDIDVPEDVDRTEPAVLRADIEVKQNNG
- the cdaA gene encoding diadenylate cyclase CdaA, whose product is MQTGNFFENVTTATIIASIVDLLIVWYVIYLLITVMKGTKAIQLIKGIFLILIGRSISNFFDLTTTTQMFDTVLEWGFLAIIVIFQPELRRALEQLGRGSLFRTNGSASSTTEQDKLREAMVKSVRYMAKRRIGALIVFEKETGLKDYIETGIPINGNITSELLINIFIPNTPLHDGAMIIQGDKIATAASYLPLSDSSKIAKNLGTRHRAAVGLSEVTDAFTVVVSEETGNISVTYDSKLTKEISLDELDELLKSHWSILPPLKEGGGLFARK
- a CDS encoding helix-turn-helix transcriptional regulator, with the translated sequence MIGQRIKEIRNNNNLTQEELADGIISRTYLSLIEKGSVHPSTNVLIKLSERLNCSVNDFMQEVSHFRYNDVEILREIAYYEQKMEQGDYSSLHYFIEKEYEEVEQIPAPDSGRVHLLYAKYFKHTGDRRKLRVHIDRALELLSTVSINQAYIDAVILKVELLVEEDSYEASLDLLEDTLYTILRFSDFDLVVIRILFEVAQCYHKAGEYFTSSRFVARIKKHSRMLNIDYRKDELSLLEGKNLAMLGKTEALEAMVSESGLPVMQLLDSYAKYRNGNIREAEKRFKGLGTDVEMIRQDEVLSNIHEELEKRLGSI
- a CDS encoding helix-turn-helix domain-containing protein, yielding MKKLLVIDNLAQLKSVSDPFRIQLMTMLAENPKTGQMLADELDIPRAKIHYHLNELLKNGIIHVVKTEEKNSIIQKFYEPVAKKVVPNIDLLKYSADEKKKDSMSYNLRMKEDDLKQFKKELKNFVKDNSEKKGSKNTKDYKVQILPIGED
- the rocF gene encoding arginase, with amino-acid sequence MNQNVHIIGAATAFGQPRLGVDFGPDALRYAGLIKILKELGLSVTDKGNIRGNFEVEAGRHNIKNDDNLLNYDAVKDFNTILAGAVDASVSNGHFPLILGGDHSLSIGSLAGISRHYNDLGVIWYDAHGDLNDSRTSPSGNIHGMPLGISCGLGDTDLVNLYDSGPKIKPENIVLVGVRDLDEGEKQFIQENDILTFTMTDIRRLGIADVMQQALDHIEEKCDGIHLSLDVDGLDPMETPGTGTPVNGGLSLSETQLAMSILNDSDRITSMDLVEVNPLLDDRNKTAEKAVEIAASLFGKKQL